The Thunnus maccoyii chromosome 15, fThuMac1.1, whole genome shotgun sequence DNA segment TCATAGCCACAAAACAAAATTGTTCGATTTGTGTGAACATAAATCAGACTGGAAATTATGCAGAGCTGTATATGAGCACATATAATGTCCTGAACCTGTCCCATTATCAAAGAGAGatggaaattatattttctaaaagaaaaataaaacatcctgTCAAATCTACTTTTGTACatatctttcttttatttccgTAGGAAACATTTTGGAAACCTTACTTATTAATTGATAACCTTTGCATCATTCAGGTGatttttcaaatctgtaaaatgtcttttctgGAACCTGTAGTGACTCTGCAACATGCGGGGCAGATAAAATGGTTGCAAAGGAAATTGAACCAATAGAGATCCAGATTGTGGATTAAAACATGTGCAAAAGAAATCTGAAAAATCACAATGTGATTTAAGAAAACTTGGTTAGATTATGATCTACATGTGGTTGGTGATGGGAGGAGCATTATTGACAAAAGTTGATAAAACCACCACTCCTAAGTTTCAGACCACTTCTTTGACAATTAACCACATCCTTCATTCCTCcataacaaaacaacagacagagagtACACATGTGTAGGACGGTATCGTAAAACTGAGTGTACTAATAAGGCAGAGACTGTGGTACATTATCGCCTGAGAAAATGAACAAGCAAACGTTGGCTATATCTGGTTTTGCGATATTGGCTCTCCATATCTCAGGTGTATGTGAGTGCCTGTTCTTCCAGAGTGCTTGCTCAAACAAATGTTAGGTGGTGGCCCTTTTTAATCCTGCTTAATCAAAAGCTACAAAAGGCATATCTTCAAATTCCAGTTGCCTAATGGAACTGATACCAAATCACCTGTTAAGAAACGTGGGGATCAGTCACCATTAGAGTACAGTGACACACCTAAATGGGTTTTACTAAGGTCTGTTTGTTGTGTATTATATGGTATCACCTTAAGTAATTTGCACAAAATCACACTCTGCAACCAAAGTCCTAGTTCGGTCAAACCACTGATGtgtacattttgctgttttctttgacCAATTTCGGTAAAGGTACCCTGTCCCCAGTGAGTTTAAGGTTCATTGTTCTTGGAGCTCTTGTCTTACCTGAAAGTCAGTTAAATTGATAAATTGATGCTGATGAGGAGCAGGAAAGGGGTACGTCATGAGTTGGATTTTTAAAGGGATGTTCTGGGTGGATGCCAAAAGTGGCCACACCTCCAAACTATGGCCAAGAGTTGATTCTTCAACCCAGTCAATATCAGAGACCCACTGTAGGAGGGAGGTTGCACAAAGCTACCTGTTGAACTTATTACTATAGTCGGTCTATTTCTCAGACAGGGGAACACTATGGACTGTGTAGACAACCTGTACTCTTAAGGTAAGCTATATGAaattttagtatttattttgtaaCTGGATATTTTGAGTCAGTtgtattcagttttaagactcattgcaaaacaaaatacatgagATTTAAGGGTAGAATTCAGTGTGGACTAATTTATTCAGAGAGAGTGTAAGAGAGCTCTACCGTCGAGCTTCAGCCTAAACTTTCCTATACGTATACAAATATTCCTCTACACTGTGGAGGGTTTTATGTGTTGAACAACCAAGTATTTCATTAATTATTCAAGGAACATTTCTTCAAAGTGCTAAACTTTGTGAGTGAAAGCACTTTTAACTGTGAGAAATGGGAGATGGGATTCAGCTGTCAGAGCTACCAAAAAAAGGTTTGATCAGAAAAGGGAACATTTGTCTAAAATAGGCAATGAAATATTTGGAACAGATAACAGAGTTACAGTATGATATTTTGGCAAATCAAAGATTGATTTTATCTCATTTTGCTCCTTAAGTTTCTTGTAATTCTCTGGATAATTGCGTAACTCTgcctttgtgtttgtctttttatcgTGTTCTAGCTCACTCTTGAAAAAGTTTACTTTCTGCAACATTCGAAGCAGACTTCTAAAGAGACACAAGTCAAAAGAAGTGAATCAAAGCTGAACTCATGGATTGGAAGTTTCTCCAGGGTCTTCTTAGTGGAGTCAACAAGTACTCCACTGCCTTCGGACGCATTTGGCTGTCAGTGGTTTTCGTCTTCAGGGTGTTGGTCTATGTGGTGGCTGCTGAGCGTGTCTGGAGCGATGACCAGGGACACTTTGACTGCAACATCCGCCAACCAGGTTGCACCAACATCTGCTATGATTACTTTTTCCCCATTTCCCACATTCGCTTGTGGGCCCTCCAGCTCATCTTCGTCACTTGCCCTTCCTTCATGGTGGTGCTGCACGTGGCCTACCGAGAAGAGCGGGAACGCAAGTACCGAGCAAAGCACGGTGAGAACGCTCGGCTGTATGACAACCCAGGCCAAAAGCATGGCGGTCTGTGGTGGACTTATCTGATAAGTCTCTTCATGAAGACTGCCTTTGAGATCACGTTCCTCTACTTGCTCCACTACATCTATGACAGCTTCAAGCTGCCCAGGAAGGTCCAATGTGATATCTCGCCCTGTCCCAATTTAGTGGACTGCTATGTATCCCGGCCCACTGAGAAGACCATTTTCACCTACTTCATGGTGGGGGCATCCCTCATGTGTGTGGTGCTCAACATCTGCGAGATTTTCTATCTAATCGCTGCCCGGGTGGTTAATCTCAAACACAGAGGCACCGTTCACACCTCATCTAGAATGGTCCATGCTGACATGGATGGCCGCAAGTCTCTTACATCATAGATGGAGTAACTGTTCAACTATAGGGccatattttttcttcattgagggtattttaattttcaaagtaATTTTATATACAAttttatatgatatataatgATATTATAGTGTAATAAATATTTCTTCACTAGAAGAGATTTGAATGATTTAGTCTACTGTACATCGTGAACCAATTGATCAATGTTAAATGAAGGACTAAAGGAATGTTCATATTTGTGACCATTGTCATTGATGACAATGgcattatttgtttattgtattCTCTTACAAAGTTTATCAAAGCACTGAGAATAAAGTTTCTTGAACTTGGAAACCAGAGAAAATGCACATTCATGGGAAAgatctgttttcttcttctttcatagCACCATTTCTCCACCTGGTGGCACTAAAGGCCTACTACATTATCATGTGAGGGCTGTGAAGCcttcagaaaacaaaatccCATAGATCAATTGTTTTGTATATAAGTTGCTAAAAAGGCAACTTTGCAATTTCGACAAGATTCATACACTATAGCTTCTGTGGTACTCTTTAGTAACTTAATTAAAAGGAATCTTAATATTCTAAAATGTATCACAGAATAATCAAATGGTAAGGccatttgtcatgtttttccaGGCTTTGATCCAGGTGTTGACATCAGAACTAGCATTGAAGGTTAACGCACCACATTTAACCAAAGTGCActttagtgtaaaaaaaacttgttgaaTAAAGTAAGTTAACTTTagtgtagtgtttttttttttacctatcACAAAATAAAGAGGGAGGTGCTAATAGGTGCACCTGCGCTCGTTTGCAATAGGTGTATCTGCGGACTCACTATCTACATGTCATGCCAACTTTggcttcaaaataaaagcataaaatgcaACCCGTAAAGGACAATTGAAAGCTGGAGTGAAGGAACATTTTGAAAGATAAAAACGTGTTTAAAGTATTAATTTACCGCAAATTATGTCTTAAACATAACCTTCACATTAGTTAATTTCATTCACttgcttaaaaaaattaaattgggCTATATAGTTTTGACTTTTTCGTGTCATTTTCTAACTTTCACACCAAAGCTGcataaaatattatttgttaGCATATCAAATTCAATCTTCAAAAATCATGCCATGCTCATCACGCTTCATACATACATTCTGAGgtcaaattttattttgaaatgatttaGCAGAAGCGTCACTGTCTGCGTGCTTTGCTGAGTGACACTTTGATGTGTGGTGTTTAATTTGAAGAGGGGAAAAGGACACGCTGGTAACATCAACACACGAGACTCACCGTCAATTTTAAGGAATGGTGACCAGGCCGAGATGGCCGGTTCAGGTAAAACATCACCTGTGAAGATGATTTAAATATATGTAAGGTGCAGACAGTGTTTGTTAAAAAAGTTTCGGTGTTTGTTTGGGTGCGGTAGTGGCGTGACACACCAGTCTGGAGATGATGAACTCTGCAGTGTCTCGTGGAAAAAACCTTTGAAATTGTACTATCAtactaatatattttataatttgtcTAAACCACTTCTAAGAATCTTTTGTGTGTATGATTTCAGCACATTGAAACAATTTTAACAACAATGCTTGCATCAAATAGTGTTGATAATCCTGATATTAACACTAGAAATATAACACCCCTTATAccaaaatgtcataaaaactgTTTTGAGCCCACATCCTTTGACGTGTTTTAATGTCAGAGGTTGAACAGTCTTCATGTGAAATGCAAATAGACTCATATGCAGGTGGGTTGTCTCAAACAGTGCAGGGATGTATTTTGTGGAGAAATGGACTTATCTTGTCAAAATAGGAGTTATGATGGAAATATCcaatgttacacacacacaaacaaataaatatagaGGTGTAGGACAACcaaaaattgtcttttttattaagTCTAACTCTAACGGAGCACTTAATATTTGATGTCTAAAGTGAGGCAGTTTTCATTATTCCATATGGAATATTAATCACCTGCAACATTATATGAAAGCATCACCAAATGTAGAATGGGCTGTTGGATGACATGCAAAACTTACAGATCAACTTCATGAACCAAATTTAACAAATTGTTCGGATTTATTACGCATCAGGATAGAAAATGCATCATGTTGTCTTCATTGCTTGGTTTCTATAATTCTAAAAAGTTAGGTCTAGATTTAGtttaaaatttgatattttcacTCCATGAACAAGCACAGTGTGTCCAACATTGCTTTTCATGTGCACTGTATAAGAACGTACTGGATTTATTTGCTATATTTTCATCTTCACTCCAGCTCTGACTTTTTTcagttactgtaaatgtaattttcagtcCACTCTAATACCCTTGTTAGGGACATGTCAGTCTGTACTGCCTGTACTGTAGTTATGTGCTCAGCAGCTAATCATTAATACAAGTGACATCCCTGCTGTGGTTTTGACCTGGCATTTGTCTCTGATCAATACAACAGGGATTATAGCACTGGGACATTGAACCTGGGCAACATGGATGATGTAACATTATCCAAAACCACTGCAACTCTCTCTGTTTTGTATCACGCGTCTTTGTATTTCACTGCCTGGAGCgtctcttcttctcttatcCCCcgtcctccttccttccttcctctcttcagGAGTGTGTTGTGCCAGCTTGGAGCAGCCTCAGGCCCTGATGAAGATGGGGTTGAGCATGGTCCTAATTGGTCATGTTAACTTCTTGCTGGGAGCGCTGGTTCACGGTGTGGTGCTCAGACACATCAACCTCCACCAGCAGGCCAGGGCCATGGAGTACGCCATCTCTAATGTGGTGGCTCTCACATCTGGCCTGGTGGTGAGTGCTTATACACAGGCTGCACTGTGGCATTTCTGCAATATCAAGGAGTGAATTCATCTCTGCGGGCATTATGGAGTATAAGGGAACTTGTTTTACAcgtttccattttattaaaaaaatgccAACAAACCATATCAGGGCAGTATTTTCAGTTCAGGGCTCACTGCTGAGACTTTGTTATTAAGAGCCATGGGCTTTACCATTAGTGCCTCCCTACAACAGTTACAAATGTGCCTACTCCTTCAAGAAATGTACTAGAATTAATCATAATATACTGTAGAGACCTTCTTAATAAAAAGTTCTTTGGGCTTGTACCATAGAGGATCTTTTTTTTCGCTGCTATAAGGAACCATTTGGTAAAAGTAACCCGAGTGTTTGTTAAAATAGCTTCACATAActcttttaaaataatgtagGAAAGTGTTAAATTCTGCAAATGATTTGGATTCTCAGTCAAACAAATCATTGGATCCTTTGATCAGTCATTAGGGTTACTTGTAAAACTACCTCTCTAAACAAAGACCCCTTGAAAAAGCCTCATTTTTTTATGCACATATTCTTGtaataaatttaatttctactaaaaaaatgcagtaaatagTTGTTTAAAACAGTGGCTGCATTGGTCTTATATGGTTATATGTGATAATTCTAATTGATGAATTTGATgctaattgtcttttttttttccggcccaacaaaaacaactttcaaaACCCACATAGGCACTTAAATACACAGAAGTGCTGAGGTGGTGACAGAAATGACGGTTTGACTTTCCTCATGTTGCTAACTTCAGTAAACAGAGACTGGGATATACTTCCAAATACACTTACATATGTATCTGGAAGTATATCAAAGGAAATCATTTCCTTTTTAGCTCTATGGTAATTTTGGATATCATCCATCGTTGCTGTTCCCTGTCAAAAATGAGTAGTAGCAGAAGATGTTAATTTAAACAAAACGGACATTTTCTTAgatcttttctctcttctcactgCAGGGGATTGTTGTTGGCATTCTGGCTATTGTCCTGTCCAAAAACAAGAAGAGCAGAAGCCTGGTTAGTATCACTTTTAGTTTctaattcagtttttgttttatttaaatgctcttgaaaaaaagataaaccCATTAAAAATGCAGACAGGAAACTATCTACTGTGCATTCTGGCAATgctgctgtcaatcatgacCCCTGATGTTAAGTGATGATTTCTTTCCAGCTTTCTTTTCATTGATCCCTCCTACCACATCAGTATTTTCATGGCGCACTATGTACCAATTTTGATCTCCGTCTCACTGCTCTGCACGTACACTTGCTTTCACTTTTGTATTCTCCTGTTTTCTCATACTTTATTCTCAGCTCTTGTCTCTGTCTAGTCAGgaggacataaaaaaaaaccccttttGAGCTCCTACATGCTGCATGTTGCTTCAGGTGTTAAGATCCAGCCCTGCAGAGCTAGCAGACTTTCTGTTCTCCACCTCTGCCTCCAGTCGTGCACAACggtttctctctgtttattcAATCAGCTGTCGGGCTGCTCAGACGGGACCGACGAGGCAGTGAGTTGAACAGAATGAGTAAACATGGGCAAACCTGCCGTGATAAACCACTCCCAGCTTCCATTGTTAGTCGATGTAACCGTGAACTGGGCAAGGCAGCGCTGACGAGCAGCAGCTCAACTCATCTTATCTTATTCAGTCATCCAGGCATCATAAAGCATGAGTAACATGTAATCTCAACACTCCCTCTTTTCATGTTAACACAGTCCTTTAGTCACATTTTCTGGCTACTGCAACTTCTAATCTCCTGATGAACTGCACTATTTTCTAATGTTCTTATCAAGTTTTGACTGAACAACTCATGTCGTCTTCACAAAGCGATATTAAGTCTCGAGACTTTCTGTACCTACTGTATGTCGCACCTTCTGTAAACTTATTTAAGGTTAGGCCCACTGTTTTAGTATTCAGAACATCATTTATTATCGTGTGTAACTGATAGATTTAGTTTCTAATGCTGCAGCTTCTTACTGGGATTAAAAGATAAGGCCTAGCATTGTTCTATATCTTTCTTATCATCAAGAAATCACTTAGAAACCAGCATAGTGTTTCTCAGTACGTACAACAaccctaccctgtctgtggcactgtGTGAC contains these protein-coding regions:
- the LOC121913326 gene encoding gap junction beta-3 protein-like, with translation MDWKFLQGLLSGVNKYSTAFGRIWLSVVFVFRVLVYVVAAERVWSDDQGHFDCNIRQPGCTNICYDYFFPISHIRLWALQLIFVTCPSFMVVLHVAYREERERKYRAKHGENARLYDNPGQKHGGLWWTYLISLFMKTAFEITFLYLLHYIYDSFKLPRKVQCDISPCPNLVDCYVSRPTEKTIFTYFMVGASLMCVVLNICEIFYLIAARVVNLKHRGTVHTSSRMVHADMDGRKSLTS